The bacterium nucleotide sequence GGACGCGCCAGTTTACACCCCGCGGGCCGATAAGGCGGGAGTGGCCCAGGAGCACTAAAATGAGGGCCATCCGAGCCGGCACCCCGTTGAAGGCCTGCTCGAAGTAGCGCACCCGGGGGTCCGAATCCACCTCGACGGCAATCTCGTCGAGACGGGGGAGGGGGTGCATGACTATCATCTCCGCCGGCGCCCCGTCCAGAATCCGCCGGTCCAGCCGGTACACGTGCGCCACCCGCTCGTACACCTCGGGGTCCTCGAAGCGCTCCCGCTGGATGCGCGTCATGTAGAGGACGTGGACGTCGTCCAGGCCGCCTGCCAGCTCCCGGCGCTGGACGATGGTCCCGCCGTAGCGTGATCCGAGGTGATGGAGGACGTGCGGCGGCAGCTCCAGTTCCTCGGGGCTTATCGCCACGCATTGCGAGCCGAAAGCGGCCAGGGCCACGGCCAGGGAGTGGGTGGTACGGCCGTAGAGGAGGTCGCCGCAGAGGGCGACCTTCAGCCCGGATAGAGTGCCGAACTCCTTGTAGATGGTGTAGAGGTCCAACAGGGTCTGGCTGGGGTGGAGGTGCCCCCCATCGCCGCCGTTCAAGACCGGGACGGGTGAGAATTTTTCCGCCAGGTAAGCCGCGCCGTCCTTTGGGTGGCGCATGACGATGCAGTCCGCGTAGTGGGCGCTCATCCGGATGGTGTCGGCCAGCGACTCGCCCTTGGCCACGGAGCTGGAGGACGCCTCGGCGAATCCGACCACCGATCCCCCCAGTCGGATCATGGCCGTCTCGAAGGAGAGCCGGGTGCGGGTGGAGGGCTCCCAGAAGAGGGAGGCCATGACGCGGTAGGGCAGGAGCGGCGTGATGGGGGACCCGCCCTGGGTGGCCTTCTCGTACCGGACCCGGGCCTCCATCTCACCGGCGAGCTCCAGAAGCTGGAGGACCTCCTCGGGAGTGAACTCCTCGAGGTCTATGAAGTGGCGCAGGCGCGGCATATCTCCTCCCACGGCGGGGGGCCCGTAATTTGGGTCATGGTACGGCAACGCCCCTGCAAAGTCAAGGCGGGCCGAATCCCTAAAAAACGGGGCTTCGAGCCCCGTCCGCTTGAAAAAACTGAACCGGCTTCACTCCTCCAACCGGACCATCCGGGCCAGGCGGGGAAGCGGCAGGAAGAAACCCCGTAGCTCGCCGTCGGGGGAATAGACGGCGACACCATCGGATTCGGAGAGCCCGCCGAACTTTTCCAACAGCTCGTTCAGCCCCAGCATCGCGCCATTCTCCAGGACGATCCGGGGAACACCACCGTCGTCTTCCGGCTTTTCATCCCTCCGCTCCGCAATGTCCGGCTCCGGTTGCCCATCGGGCTCGGACTCGCAGAGGGATTCGTCCAGGGCGTCGAATCCCGACGCCGGGTGAGGATTATCCCGGTTCTTCTCGTCGGCTAGACGGGCGGCCTCCAGTATGAGCTCCATGAGAGGGGTGGATATCCGCGGTCGGCACCTGCTCCGTTGCGTACGAATCCGGATGTATACCTCCTGCCAGCCCAGGATTTCGAGCGCCGCCTCCCGGGGAGGCAGGTGGCCGAGCCCCGCGTCCAGCAGACGACCCTCGGTGAAGCACAGAACGCCCCGATCGCCGCCGAAGGACCGGCAGACTTCCACCCGGCAGCTCTTCCGCTCCAGCTCCACCATCTGGACGAAACCGGGGAGGCTCGCCCCCCGCAGCTGACCCTGCTCGCCCCAATGCCTCACCGTCTTGACTACCACTCGATGAAGATGGTCCATGTCAATGGGCTTCTCCACGTACTCGATGGAGTAGGCCTCGAAGGTCCGTTCGAGCTCACCGCTGCCGTGGGCGGTCATCACGATGCAGGGTATTTCCGGGTTCTGTTCGAGGACGCGGGTGATGAGCCCGTACCCGTCCAGGTGGGGCATTTTCAGGTCCGTGACCAGGGTGACGACCTCGTTTTTCTCCAGAACGCGCAGGGCCTCCTCGCCGTCGGCGGCGACGAGGTAACCGATTCCGTCGTCGTATTGCTCCAGGCCGTCCTTGAGGGACTCCAGGAAGGCGGAGTCGTCGTCAACCAAGAGGACCTTTTTCATGGCTCTCCTCACCGGTGGGGAGAGCAATTGCCGTACCAGGGGTATGCGAGGTGTATGACGTTGATTGTCAGAGTGTTACTTAAAAACGCTAAGATGGACGTCCCCCGTCCTCGGTCAATGTGCTCCAGCAGAGTAAGGCGCCGCCGCAGTTTGGTGTAGTGGTGTCGGAGGATGACCGCTGACCGGGTATATAAATAGATGAATTTATATATTCATAATTATCCAATTCATTATGACCGTTTCATTTTGACTCGTTTATCGTGGGCCAACCGAACCCGGTAACGCAAAACGGCCCCCTAAGCGGATTTTCAAGAGTATCAAAATGGCACGCTTGTTGCTTTTATTACCGATGAGCAAAGGGGAGACCCCTACACCGCACCTCTTACAGGGAGAAACCGAAGAAAACCCCGCTTTTTAAGAGGCCGGGAAGGACAACGATCGGCGACTCCCTGACCCACTACCCCCGGATAGTCAAGCGTACCATCCGCCAATTCCAGCGAGGGTAATCATGCCGACCAGAATGTGCGAAGCAGCCCGAGACTGCGAAAACGAGGTCTTTGCCCCGTGCCCGCGCGGGGACGCGGAGACGTCAGGGACGGTTACCGAGTCCATCCGGGACGTGTGCGAGGCCATTCGTCTGGTTAAAACGAACGTGGAACGTTTCGTCTCCCGGGCGACCGAGATACTACTCTGACAATCAATCATCCAAAGTAATGCCACCCCCGGTGCCCCATGCCGGCGGAGCTGACGAATCGGAG carries:
- the pyrB gene encoding aspartate carbamoyltransferase produces the protein MPRLRHFIDLEEFTPEEVLQLLELAGEMEARVRYEKATQGGSPITPLLPYRVMASLFWEPSTRTRLSFETAMIRLGGSVVGFAEASSSSVAKGESLADTIRMSAHYADCIVMRHPKDGAAYLAEKFSPVPVLNGGDGGHLHPSQTLLDLYTIYKEFGTLSGLKVALCGDLLYGRTTHSLAVALAAFGSQCVAISPEELELPPHVLHHLGSRYGGTIVQRRELAGGLDDVHVLYMTRIQRERFEDPEVYERVAHVYRLDRRILDGAPAEMIVMHPLPRLDEIAVEVDSDPRVRYFEQAFNGVPARMALILVLLGHSRLIGPRGVNWRVPTVFEGTCSNRRCITYFDDNAAPEFYEFEPGKLACRYCDRVREQLTLY
- a CDS encoding response regulator — protein: MKKVLLVDDDSAFLESLKDGLEQYDDGIGYLVAADGEEALRVLEKNEVVTLVTDLKMPHLDGYGLITRVLEQNPEIPCIVMTAHGSGELERTFEAYSIEYVEKPIDMDHLHRVVVKTVRHWGEQGQLRGASLPGFVQMVELERKSCRVEVCRSFGGDRGVLCFTEGRLLDAGLGHLPPREAALEILGWQEVYIRIRTQRSRCRPRISTPLMELILEAARLADEKNRDNPHPASGFDALDESLCESEPDGQPEPDIAERRDEKPEDDGGVPRIVLENGAMLGLNELLEKFGGLSESDGVAVYSPDGELRGFFLPLPRLARMVRLEE